The stretch of DNA TCCTCCCTCATGCACAACTTCATATTTCACAGGTGCACTAACACAGAGAATTGGAGTGCACAACAAACACAAGAAGTGGCAAATACACAAAATGATTCGAACCTAAAACATTTTGTGCTCTCATACCATGTTAAGTTAAACACTTTTCACAAAAGTTGACTGTTATAGGGGGTTCCAAAATGTATATCAAGCTTTCCAACAAAAGCAAACTTGTGAAAAAGTTTTCAGTATCTTGAAACTCATAACCTGCTGACAACAGGACTTTGGATCATAGGTGCAAAATGTTTAACCTGCCTTACTGTATTAATGGATGTGATTTGGGTTTTATGTATGTTTTAGAAGAAAGTATGCTCtgttattatgattttttggcCATGATAACAACCAAAGCATATacaaataagatataataaatgtcATTCATGTTTGATTTGTTTCTGCCATACAATACTTGGCAAGCTATTTATTGAACCTCATGAACCAATATTAAGATATAGATATTCAATAAGATTTTCTTAACCTCATTGAAAAACCTATGCTAATTACTTTATGGGGCTTGGCGAAAGTGCAAGGAAGCCAAATTCCTTGTAGATTTGCATTATTTGGGGTGATATGTTGTTCAGATGCAGAGAACTGTATTAGAGGACAAATGCTAAGATTAGAATTTAATTGCTGGAGAGAAGTTATGTAGTGTTGAGAGTCATTCTGAAtggtaaatcaaattaattggtTGGAGTTTCTTCCTTGTAAATTCCATGTAGCTAAATCCTTCTGTACAGAAAACCTTTCTGaaatgttttgttatttttaatcaatatatCCCAACATAAAGTGGAAAGCTGTTGTCtgattatatataatatctgtTTGGACATAAAGACCTAAAgctgctttctctctctctattgttGGTTAATGAACTTGTTTATTTTCTCCTACTCTTCTCTCCTTTGAAATACTGTGAACATCAATATTTTGATAACTGTTTAAATTATGAAACTTGTAGGGCCTCGAGAGAATACTCTATCTTCTTGTCCAAGTAATGTTCGTTGGACTGATGATGGCCTTGACAGGGACCTGTATATTCAGACAAGTACCGTCACAATTTTAGCAATGGATGGGAGAAGGCGGTGGTTAGACATAGAAAAACTGGTTAGATTGGTCGAAGTTGTTTTTTCATAGTTTAATACTGCAAAAGCTCTTTTCACTTCTTTTCAATCTTGTTCCTAAGATTACATGCTCGGCTAACTTTCAAAGCTCCTTTAATCTagttcctctttttttttttttttttcaaggctCAAGATTTCGATAAAAGTTTTGAAAGAATGGTGTGGGTTCGCTTTTGTCATTGTGTAAATTAGTTGTTTCTGAAATTTACAAATGTAAGATTTTAAACTTAAGATTCAAGAAAACAATTATGTTTTGAATAAGGAATATGCactgtaatttattttagttcAATGATTTTGAAATGATACCCCTTTAGATTCCATTTACAGCCTTTCAAGAGTTGGTTTCTTGGGCATTATTCTTACCACTTTGCATTTATACAGCTGCCGGCTAAGATATACTGCTTACAGTCTGTTTTGTATACTTAGGGGTCAAACAGGGAAAGGCACTTTGTACTCGTTACAAATCTTGCTCCATGTTCCGGAATTAGATTACATCTTTGGCCTGAGAAAGGAAAATCAGCTTCAAACTTGCCAGCTAGCAGAAGGGTTATTGAAGTGACACAGAAAATGGTGCACATTCCATCAGGTCCAGCACCAAGACAAGTATGTTGAATTGgtgtatatattaattttctgGAAGTGAATTGTCATTGCAAACGAGAGCAATTTGTAATGGTATGTGAAGTCGTGTATATGCTAATTTTTTCCCTGTTTCATTTTGTAAGATTGAACCAGGTAGTCAGACCGAGCAAGCTCCTCCATCAGCTGTGCTTTTCTTGTCTTCTAGTGATATGCGTGGCTTTAGATTCTTGACTATCTCAATTGCACCTCGCCCggtattgtttccttgattTTGTGGTCTGGTATATATTTCATTTCATGATTCCCCAAGTCTACATGCATCACCAATCTATTGTTTCGAACCTCTTCTAATCAATGGATTGTTCATaatttgcctttttttttttttgctaaatataACTTGCCTCTTACgcattcatttcatttctcccctatgttttatttcttgaaaacaTCTTGTGTATTGCACCTTTCCTTACTTATAATCCCTACTTAAAATCATTTTCTTGAATCTTTTCCAATTTACAATTTCTTTAATACTCCTTTGTTTTGTTATAAATTGTTTTAGCTTAGAAATGTTGTCCTtgtgaaaattttaataaaaaatttgaatcttGTAATACCattttgaaaatacaaatacaatttatatttttttgaaatacaaaaataatttagaaaaataaacacTTGGTCATTTTCATCAGCTCCTAGTCGATTTATATTCAGAGCCATAACTGAAAATGGTTTCCCATGGTACACAAATTTTTCTTTGcatatcttttttcttctttttctacaCCCCCTTTTTTCTTGCTAAATGAATTTTGCTTTTGTCTCCTGTCAATATTGTCATtatcttttaatatttatttgttttgagaGTCTCTTGTATACAACTTTTTTGATCTGTATTTGTATACAAggtcttgtttttcttttgttaccTCTGATCTTCTTGTGTTTTAAGCACCTCTTATTGCTTCTGAAAGAATTCCAAAGTTGAGCGTGCATGTCTGACTTTCTGTTTCTCAGACTGTTTCAGGACAGCCTCCACCTGCTGCTTCCATGGCAGTTGGACAATTCTTTAGTCCAAAAGAAGGGGAATTAGAGTTGTCTTCTAAGATGTTACTTCTCTCAAGTCATTTTCCACAGGTTAGTACTTTGATGTTGCCTGCTAATTTACTGTTAGTACTGAAGTTCGGAGGGATAACCTTGTAGTTATCAGAACTGAATTGGACATCAAACTAGATCACGATCTTTCAGTTCAATCTtcatgttttaaattaattgagatGTGCATTGCATTTGACAAGGAGTAAGCACAATGTGGTGCAGTGGTTGGAAGAGAGTATTCTTCAAGTCTACTGTGCAATTTTCATCCAATGTGTTGGTCAACACCTTTAAAAATCACTGTAACATGGTCATAATAcacaattcaaaaatttatgttACCTCTGATATCTGGTTTGGAATTAAAAGGTTTCAAGCTCAATCACCAAAATATACAGGGAGTTCAATCATACCACTAGACCCGCTATCCATGGTTGAATGGGTTGGTTAGTTCCAGTCTACTGACTACTTTATTACTTAAACATTGTGCAGGGCATGATATTGAAGGAGGATCATCCTCTTGCTGTCAATTTATCATTCACTATTAGCTTGGGTCTTTTGCCTATTAGACTTTCCTTGGAAACTACAGGATGTGGAATAAAAAAATCTGCACTCCCTGATGAAGAGGCTGGAGATGTGGAAAATAGTAGTAAGGCTTCTTTATGTACTTTGTTTCCATTAAGTTGACCCTTCATTCAAATGTTGAATTACTATACAAAACCTGTGTTTGATGAGCACAAATAACACGTGCAAAGTCATCAATTTTTCCCTGTAATTGATCTTGCATGCTTTTATGATGCATAGTTGGATTGCAGTCCTTGAATGAAATGTTAATTCTCTTAAAGTATAGTATTGCCTTTTGTTCATAATTTAAATACCTTCATGACATTCACTTCATATGGAGAAAGGCTAAAagcattgaaaattgaaaaatggcTTTGAACATAAAAGTTACATAAAGTCTACTTTCTGAGTGGCCTAAGCTTTACCAATGTGATTAAAACTAACATACCTGTCAATTACTGCCAGCTTCTTGACGAATAGGATTTGGACTCAGAAATAGAAATCTAAACCTTAACCGAAGGTTCATGATCTCTTGATAATGTGGACATTGCAAGTTATTTCTTTcatctgatttaattttttgtgcaaGGGGTGTGTTTGCGTTCCACCTTTGTTATCGTTTGACTGTAATAATTCTCTGGATTTCCTTACagttggatttttctttttcttgatatcatgcttttgttttttgttttctgctAATGCTAAAGCTTTCCTGGGCATGCAGGGCTTTGCAAACTGCGCTGTTTTCCTCCTGTAGCACTTGCTTGGGATGCGACATCAGGCCTTCACATATTTCCAAATTTGTATTCCACAACAATTGAGGTGGATTCCTCACCAGCACTGTGGGGTTCAACTAGGGGTTCTGAGAAGACTACTGTTTTATTGCTGGTATTGCCCCTAATTTTTTATTCAGTTTCTTATGATGTAATAGTAATGCAATATTGGTCTATTATCATTCATATTCTTATTCTTCTGATGTAATAATTAaaggttttgatttttttattgtcTGCAGGTGGACCCACATTGTTCATATAGAGCTAGTGTAGCTGTCTCTGTCACTGCTGCAGCCAggagattttttcttttgtactGTTCAGAGGTGAAGATTTTGAATAGCCTACAAAGGGTTACAGTTCTACTTTGGtatcattaatttttcttattagaTCATTATCCACTAACGGCATCAAAATTTTTGGTTGATGGGTTGCATAACAGGCTGTCATCTATTGGACCAAACTCTGTGTGTTGTGTGaatttgcttttattttgttagttctCATGCTTTTTAATGTGCCTACCAAACGTGAGCCAAATAGTTCAAAAGGAATGGAGTATAATCactgtttttgtttcttatgcCATATCAACTTGCTTTTTGAGTCTTTCTAATGAAATGCAACAACatgatttcaaaaatattggTTTCTATTTAACTGAATTAACttgcacaatatatatatgtatttatcatatatatatatatcatagtCATCTGATAGTCAGGAAACTTAGCTTTAGGACCAGTTACAATTTTGAACACATAATATTTTTGGGAtttagatttttgaatttttttttacttgcaatCAATTACAACTTGTCCACAGGGATTTACTTGCATAAGCTAATTGAAATGTGTGCTTAATGGAACTCTTGACAGAAAGCTGagggttttttttgtttttaaattttaaaatccttTTTAGAGCTCAGTGACCTCTGTAGCAATTGAACTTTGAGTTCTGTTACTAGTAGTTGGTCTCCATCCTTCCCGAAGCATCTTGAAATATATTGCTGTAACGAGTTTGTAACTGATTTTTACACCAACCATCCTAATCTTCTTGTGTTGATGTGGGATTCTTTTTTTCCTCATCTATATTCATCTTTTAAGACTGAATACAGATTATACGGGCCAGATTGTGCATTATTTTAGCAACATTCTTCCTTTTGTTGGTTAGTTATGGTAGCCTATACGTTTCAGGTTTTTATCTAATTAAGTTTTGTTATTCACTTAATGGGATTGCTATATGCAGATTGTTGGTTTCTCCGTTGCTGTTGTCTTTTTTGCTTTAATGAGGCAAGCACAGGCTTGGGAGCTTGATTTACCTATACCTTCAGTGCTATCAGCTGTACAATCCAATTTGAGAATGCCATTGCCATTTTCTTTCCTAGCCACTGTACCCCTTTTCATTGCCTTGTTCCTTTCCTCTCTGACATCCCAACCATTTCCTCCATTTTTAAGCTTTGTCCTTGTCTCAATACTTTGCTATATATTTGCAAATGGGTTAATATTGCTTCTGATATTAATCTTGCAATTGGTGTTCTACGTGACTGCTGCTCTACATGTTTTCGTAAAGCAACGGTTAGTGCCCTCTCTTTGCCTgtgatttttttcctttaatgcATGTTTTCATTGGTTTATATCTGAACAATCTTgtctcaaataataaattaaaacaaacttaTGCTCAAGATCTGGAAAATTCAATTTTGGTGGAGAACAGTGTGATTACTGTCTCCTGTTGATATTTTACTTGTCAGTTAAGAATATCTCCATGAAATCAGGTTTTTAGAAAGTTTAAGTATAACCACTTGTCTGCTAAGAAGagagtattttaatttttacaggTGGCAATTGTGGGAATTGAACTTTTGTTTTGTGTTCCTGCATTGGTTCCTCaatctttcttcttgttttttatcATCCAAGGTAAGTTCCTTTTTGTAACTTATATCTAATTAGCAGCTCAGTGTTTATAATTTGATTGGTGGGGATGTTTATTTTCAAGTTTCCTTCTGCAAGAACTCATGTTGCCGACCCCACTTAGTGGTGTTGTTATTCTTCTGCAAGTTATTGATGTTTCCTCCTCCCATCCAAATCTATTCCtgccctttttttctttttccttttatttccttCATTAAAcatcccccctcccccccttgTGGCAAAAGTTGACACTTGACATGTTCATGGAACAGGTCATAAGGGCTTTAAGAACAAACCCATTATTTGTTACTGCAGTGGTTGCAATTGCGTTGGTGTGCTTTGTCCATCCTGCACTAGGTCTGTTCATTTTGCTCCTATCTCATGCATTGAGCTGCCATAATGCACTGTCCAGGTAACCTTCTattatttcccttttctcttgttATGACATTTTTTGGGGTACATGAATCTGGTAATAAATTTGTTGGTGCTCATTGTTAACTGGTTTCTGATTGTCTTGTGGGGGTGTGTAATCATTCTATATTCTGTATGGATTGGACTTTGCTTTTTGGTGCACAGAGCTTTACCTATAAAGTGTGCAGGCAAAATATACCTATTACTACACCCTAGCacttaaaagaaacaaaaaacacctgagaaagaaaaaataaatttgagttaatattgtaatttaaagaATAGTTGAATGCTTGCAAGTATGACAATTATAGCATCGCATATTATTGCCGAAAACAAAGCTAACCATGCAAATTGACGTGTTGTATTTTTGTTAGCTTTTGCAagattgtcatgtcttgatgtttAGTTGTTTACGATGTTTTGTATTTGTGTTATATCATGATAACTGTGCTTAGATTATCATCAGTGTGTGATATTTATGTCAAAGTGATCCCGGCAATTCTGAAAGTTACTCATTGTTTCTGTAACAGTTTTTTGACGGCTTCCTTTCGCAGTCATACCCGGAGCAAGGAGtcatttgattcaagaaatggaGGCAACAGGTCTGAACAGTTCTCTGTTAGACATCGTGATGGGTTCAGCCAGAGTTCCCTGTTGGATGATGGTTTTTCAAGTCGCCCAGGTTCTACAGGAAGCTTTGGTGATACTCAGTTAGAGATGTTCCACCACCGGCATGGCTTGCTTATCTTGCATCTCCTAGCAGCACTTATGTTTGGTCCCTCACTCATGGCTTGGTTTCAGGTATGCAAACCATTccttgtttatgttttcagtTCTGCAGTTTTTCCCCTAATGATTCCCGAGTTGTCTACTAAGAGATCTGTCACTATAATAGGTTTATTTTAGAATTCTATGTAATGAGGAGTTAGCCTAAAACAGCTCCCTGCAAATGGCAAGTTGACATTGCATTGCTATAAATTGCCAATATGCATGTGCTGTTTCaggaagagggggggggggttgagaAGAGCATTGATACCAAtaatcaacaacaacaataatatccCTATCAAATCATGTCTCAATCCCACTAAATAGGGTTAACTGCATCAATTTTAGACCTCTAACCACCTCTATTCTTGGCCACATTCTCTATAAGCCATTACACAGTTTCTGACAGAATTTTCTTTGGGCTTCTTCTGTTTTGCtacaaaattgataaaaaaaaaaaattaaatagaataatGGAAACAAAGGAAGTTTGATCTTTTATGACAATCACTTTGACACTCAGATTGTTGTCATCTGGAATATCTTAAACCATTTATCATTTCCTCTGGTGGGTTGTAAGAGGTGTAATTCATATTATCCTTGCATTTCTTCCACTTGTCCCCTACTATCAATGTTTATTGAACTACAGGCGCTAGCCATTCTGTCCATGTTTATTATTTAGCAAGCACGTGGACTTGAATTGACAAAGTCCAATCTTTTGCGTGCATGTGTGTTTTATTCCATAAGTTTACTAGTTAAATACTTAATCTACTTCGTTGCACTGCATGTCCTTGAGGATCTGAATATAAGGTTATTGCCTAATGCATTTAGCATCTAATCCTACCGACCAATCGTATCTTTTTTCGTGCTTGCAGAGAATTGGCATGGGTCAGAGCTTTCCATGGTTTGTGGATATAGCTCTTTGTGGTGGTGTCATCCTCCATGGCATCTGTGATTCTAAGCctgaatttaatttctttttgtttcctttgcCCGGAGTCCCTGGTTTGGAAGTGAAACTGAGCTTTGGCTATCTGCTTGCTGGGTGCTATTCCTATCTCTCCGCTCTGGCCTTGGCTCCTTACAGAGCATTTTATGCCATGGCAGCAATCGGGGTCCTTTCCTTCACTTTCAGGATTATATTGAGATGGAATAGGGGTAAGGGAGAAGCATATGTGAGCACCCGAAAGCATTCTCATAGGCACTGATGAAGCTTTGCTCGAAACACAATTTTATACTGAGGTTTTCGAATATGTCCCATTGTATAGTGATCTGTTGTTTGCCGGTAACAGTGTGTGTAACCCTAACATGGCTTCAGCCACCTCAGTTTTGTAGCGCAGATTTTCAAACATTCAATCATATCGACTCTTAAatcttttgagtttttgaatATCGTATTGGATTCACTTTTACCAACGGAAACAAGTCCTGATTGCCAATTCCTATTGCTAATGCCTGCTGATCAGAGCGAGCAAGAAAGGAGGCAAACAAACACCAAaaaacagaatcgattgcatgGCCTTGCAATGTTCACAGTACCGTCCAAAAGGTGTCCCTTTGCTCTGCATATGGACACAGTTGCCGCCTAGGATGAAAGAGAGTGACTTACTATCAGAAGCGCTTTTCGGCTGTAGATTCTCCATTCCTTAGAACTAAGCCAATCTCATGTGTTTTCTCAGGGGAAACATTTTTCTTTGTAAGTTTCAGCCCAAGAAAAAGGAAACTAAGAGAGCaccacatgtatatataaatctCTTGGCATGTCGCAGGCGATTCTCAGGCTTCATTTTGTATCTTCAAACTATGAGCCTCACCCCACCCCTTACCTTCCTCCACCACCGGGAGGGATTTCATTTTCGAGGATGAAAGAAGGCCAATTCTGGGTTCCAACTGGGGTGGTCGAATCTGCCAAGAGATGGAAAGAGGCTCTTGTTAAAATGCCGCCTCTTGAAGATGGTTCGGTTCTGTCTCTTAGTCAGGCTATTACTTCATTCTCAACAACACTGGAAGCACTTTTGAGGGAGAGTTCAGTATTCAGTGATCCGTAAGTCCATGGTAATGGTTATTGGCAGCTTCAATTTAAAAAGGGCCCGGGATTTAGAAAATAAGTTCACCAAGTCTCGATGAATCTGTAAAGAGGAAGTTGTAAAATGTAGTTTGAAAAAGACTGCTTACAAAAACCACCACGACCATCTCCAATACATATATCTAATTCATAATTATAGTTATTTATATATGGGATTAACTGCCAGCGTTCATCATGAATTGCATGCCCTAGATTATGGGAAGTAGATATACACTCGTAACATCTTACTTGTGCCCACAACAAAGTTGTACAAGGTTCAAAGCAAATCTTCGCTAAATAGTATAAACGATTATTGAATTTTACACTAAAGTACAAAAAATTaactgaattttaatttataggcAAAGGGTAATTGAACTTCAATTCAATATGCAATTTCATAACTATTATTAATTGTCGTTAAAATGGgctaacaaaatattgatattttatactTTAGTGTAAAGTTTAGTGATCTTTGCGTACTTTAGtgtaaagtttaataattttttttgtatttttgtgcAAAATTTAATCACTATTTGTACTGTTTAGCCATTCACATTGTTAGTCATGATAACATTCCGTTAGTCTTTCTTTTACGAtagttatgaaattatatactaaattgaagtttattaaccATTTAAACTATTTAACTTAAATCTCCAAACACATTTATCAAACGAGggtaaaaaataaaggaaacatAGTTAAATTTGATTAGTACAAGATTTTGATTGTCTATGTTACACGAAAACATCTTATAGGTGTTGTTTTTCTATTTTCGAAACTTTTTCGAAACGTTTCCTATTTCCGTTTCGGATTTTATTTATGTCTTAGAAGAATGTCCGTTTTCACGTTTTTGTTTcctattgaaaatattttccgtttccgtttccgtgtAACATAACTAATTGTAACGTTGCCCGACTCTTCTTATCGCACAAGGAAGCTCTTGCCTTAGTGGTTCTACTCATGGAATATTAGAACTTGAGCTAGAACAGTGGTAAATTCAAGCAACCCAGGAACCAAGAAAACAAGTTCATGAGAtagaaaaaatacaaagaaacaaacagaatctttagaaaaaaagtgaaaacaaaatagaaaagatagatttataaattaaatttccttgGGAACATGAAGCTTCGCTTTATGTAGAAAGCGTAGATGAATTGGTGGATGGGTCGTCCCTATAAGGGGTTTGCAAGTAAAATTATCGTAGAAGTGGCTGGGTGCTCCAACTGAGGGGGGTCAAAGACCAAGAAGCGAGTTATTTATACTAAATATTCATCTTATGGCTAGATCCATCTTTGATGGCCAGCGCATTGGTGTCCCTCCAGCTAGAGTTTCCCCTTTTagttagacaaaaaaaaaacgcATTGACATGTCTTTacaatgttatatttatagtgGTCAATGAAATTTATTGCCATaccccaacaatcaaatatccAATTTTTTCATAGAACTTCTTGATTCTGTTTTAAAAAGGTAATTCCAAGTTATAtttggggtttagggtttgggtGATTTTATTTCTTCCATTCCAAACTTCAACTGGAAGATGGAACAAAAACCTCCTTCCTGGGCGCATAAAGAATTCAACAAAATGAGACAACAAAAGAACCAATTAACAAAACAGGGCAAAAAGAATCTTGAACAGCCTGTCTGTTGGTAAGAAGGTTTcataaatgaatgtaaacagtATAACAGAAGATTAAGAATCACCAAAGGGGGAAGAAGAAAGTCTATGTTGGCCGGCCTCTGAGGCGGATATTAATGGCCCTTGATGCCATGGCCCTCAAGTTTGCTCTTGCCAAGGCGATGGAGCTTCCATTATAATGCTGATCATCGGAGTCCCTAAATGCCTCCATGAATTCCTCTCTTTGCAACCTTAGAGCCAATGCTGCATCCTCATCTTGGCTGGGCACCCTGCTTCTCGTCCTCCTCCTCACACTGCTGCTCGAAGATATCCCAGAAGATCGAACGCTTTGGAGCCTCACGTGAGAATCACTCCCTCTCCCAATGCTTTGACCCTCGTACTCTGGGCTGTTTAGGGCTTGAATGCTCTGGTTTCTTGCATTGTAGTGACTTCTTCTTGGAGCTGTTTGAGTTTGAATTTCAGCTTGGCGACTATTCGAGGCTGCAGCAACTTTCCTTGCTTCAACTTCTTGAGGAAATAGAAGCTGTATGGTATTCCAAAGGACCGTATTCACAGTGCAAGATCTCCCATTGCTTCAGAGTTAAAGCAACCAAAGAAGGCATTAAACCTCAATAAGATCTCAATGTAAAACAAGAGTAAGGGTGCATACTAAAACGACTCTTGTCCGTTTATATCAATCAGTGAATTAGCTTGGAATTGTAGTTATTCACAAACCTGATCAGCTGCCTACACTTTGGGCATCGTTTCCCGCATTTTTCAGCCGCAGAGCGCAGACATTTCTTACAAAAACTAccaaatttgaagaaaaatgctGAGAACCAACTGGTCAATTGTGTCTTAGAATATGGGAAATATGTATTCATGTCGATTTACCTGTGTCCACAAGAAGTGGTACTAGGTTCAAAGCAAATCTCCAGACAAATCTGTCCAAACGGATTAAGATCAAATCAAGTGAAACCAAGTTAAATTTATGTAATAAAATCTTCAGATTGTAACATAGAGAAGGGTTGGAACTCTTCTTACCGCACAGGAAAGCTCTTGCCTTAGTTGATCCATACATGGAAGATTAGAACTTGAGCAAGAACCACCAGTTTCCTGGCCACcctttcctattttcttctcttcatccGCCTCGGGTTTCAATTCAACCTTATTCTTCTCGCTCCCTGTCCATTTGGTAAATTCAAGAATTAAGCAACCAACAAAACAAATTTCTCTCGAGAATCAtctcaaaattagaatttgaatacCTTCTCTCGATTCTTCATCTTCGCCGCCAAGGTCAAGCACTGGAACGGCTGCTGAAACTGGGCTCTTCCTCTGAGCCCTGCGCTTCCTGAAATCACCAATTCCAATTACAGACAAACTTCTGAAAAAGGGACAAAAAAATCACTGAAATTTCAAAGAGGTAAAATTAGATTGGCGATTGCATGCCTTCTTGAATTGGTGGGTGGACTCTTGAACTGTAAATCGGAGCGTTTCTTGTGCTTGGAATCTCTATCGGGGGTGTCTTCGACAACGAGACTTGCGATCAATAGCGCCTCCTCGTCCCAACCGGCCATTGCGGCCACCGACCTGAATCTGGGACTGAACATACCATCGACCTTGTCGCCGTTTCCGGCTGCGTCTGGTACTTTTGGCGATGAGTGATTAGGGTTTGGAGGACTCTGCTTTGGCTCTTCTTCACTCACCATTGTGGAGCTCGATTAGGGTTTCTTGGGGGATCGGTTAGGAGAGAATGCTTGGGGAGGACCAGTTTGGCGTTAACGGTCAAATATTTCGAATTAAGTTTGGGACCGAGATAACGGCTATAATCTCGGAATTTCTAAGGTGTGTTTCAAGTGTATAACCCTGGGAGCTCAACATTTGTGGGGTCAAaaccatatttttatttttgtatt from Diospyros lotus cultivar Yz01 chromosome 6, ASM1463336v1, whole genome shotgun sequence encodes:
- the LOC127803797 gene encoding uncharacterized protein LOC127803797 isoform X1, whose product is MQGFKAKFKVAALVLISIWMGLAALYDLIKPVSNGCIMTYMYPQYIPISSPANVSSSKYGLYLYHEGWKKIDYNEHIKKLSGVPVLFIPGNGGSYKQVRSLAAESDRAYQGGPLERTFYQEASLTLEEGGVNWDAVGFGLPRQYNSKLDWFTVDLEGEHSAMDGRILEEHTEYVVHAIHRILDQYKDSHDGRVREGAAVSGSLPKSVILVGHSMGGFVARAAIVHPCLRKLAVETVLTLSSPHQSPPVALQPSLGLYYARVNEEWRKGYEVQTSRTGRYASDPPLSRVVVVSISGGIHDYQVRTKLESLDGIVPRSHGFMISSSAMKNVWLSMEHQVILWCNQLVVQVAHTLLSLIDPEMGQPFLDTPKRLAVFTKMLHSGIPQSFDWLKQSPLSQQAIYDRVQNGKEATGPRENTLSSCPSNVRWTDDGLDRDLYIQTSTVTILAMDGRRRWLDIEKLGSNRERHFVLVTNLAPCSGIRLHLWPEKGKSASNLPASRRVIEVTQKMVHIPSGPAPRQIEPGSQTEQAPPSAVLFLSSSDMRGFRFLTISIAPRPTVSGQPPPAASMAVGQFFSPKEGELELSSKMLLLSSHFPQGMILKEDHPLAVNLSFTISLGLLPIRLSLETTGCGIKKSALPDEEAGDVENSRLCKLRCFPPVALAWDATSGLHIFPNLYSTTIEVDSSPALWGSTRGSEKTTVLLLVDPHCSYRASVAVSVTAAARRFFLLYCSEIVGFSVAVVFFALMRQAQAWELDLPIPSVLSAVQSNLRMPLPFSFLATVPLFIALFLSSLTSQPFPPFLSFVLVSILCYIFANGLILLLILILQLVFYVTAALHVFVKQRWQLWELNFCFVFLHWFLNLSSCFLSSKVIRALRTNPLFVTAVVAIALVCFVHPALGLFILLLSHALSCHNALSSFLTASFRSHTRSKESFDSRNGGNRSEQFSVRHRDGFSQSSLLDDGFSSRPGSTGSFGDTQLEMFHHRHGLLILHLLAALMFGPSLMAWFQRIGMGQSFPWFVDIALCGGVILHGICDSKPEFNFFLFPLPGVPGLEVKLSFGYLLAGCYSYLSALALAPYRAFYAMAAIGVLSFTFRIILRWNRGKGEAYVSTRKHSHRH
- the LOC127803797 gene encoding uncharacterized protein LOC127803797 isoform X2, which codes for MQGFKAKFKVAALVLISIWMGLAALYDLIKPVSNGCIMTYMYPQYIPISSPANVSSSKYGLYLYHEGWKKIDYNEHIKKLSGVPVLFIPGNGGSYKQVRSLAAESDRAYQGGPLERTFYQEASLTLEEGGVNWDAVGFGLPRQYNSKLDWFTVDLEGEHSAMDGRILEEHTEYVVHAIHRILDQYKDSHDGRVREGAAVSGSLPKSVILVGHSMGGFVARAAIVHPCLRKLAVETVLTLSSPHQSPPVALQPSLGLYYARVNEEWRKGYEVQTSRTGRYASDPPLSRVVVVSISGGIHDYQVRTKLESLDGIVPRSHGFMISSSAMKNVWLSMEHQVILWCNQLVVQVAHTLLSLIDPEMGQPFLDTPKRLAVFTKMLHSGIPQSFDWLKQSPLSQQAIYDRVQNGKEATGPRENTLSSCPSNVRWTDDGLDRDLYIQTSTVTILAMDGRRRWLDIEKLGSNRERHFVLVTNLAPCSGIRLHLWPEKGKSASNLPASRRVIEVTQKMVHIPSGPAPRQIEPGSQTEQAPPSAVLFLSSSDMRGFRFLTISIAPRPTVSGQPPPAASMAVGQFFSPKEGELELSSKMLLLSSHFPQGMILKEDHPLAVNLSFTISLGLLPIRLSLETTGCGIKKSALPDEEAGDVENSRLCKLRCFPPVALAWDATSGLHIFPNLYSTTIEVDSSPALWGSTRGSEKTTVLLLVDPHCSYRASVAVSVTAAARRFFLLYCSEIVGFSVAVVFFALMRQAQAWELDLPIPSVLSAVQSNLRMPLPFSFLATVPLFIALFLSSLTSQPFPPFLSFVLVSILCYIFANGLILLLILILQLVFYVTAALHVFVKQRWQLWELNFCFVFLHWFLNLSSCFLSSKVIRALRTNPLFVTAVVAIALVCFVHPALGLFILLLSHALSCHNALSSHTRSKESFDSRNGGNRSEQFSVRHRDGFSQSSLLDDGFSSRPGSTGSFGDTQLEMFHHRHGLLILHLLAALMFGPSLMAWFQRIGMGQSFPWFVDIALCGGVILHGICDSKPEFNFFLFPLPGVPGLEVKLSFGYLLAGCYSYLSALALAPYRAFYAMAAIGVLSFTFRIILRWNRGKGEAYVSTRKHSHRH